A region from the Rheinheimera mangrovi genome encodes:
- a CDS encoding glycosyltransferase — translation MQQQSDLPLISVYMPTFNRVDMVQRAIRSVLAQDYPHLELLVVDDASTDTTWDTLNRVYADEPRVRLFRQEKGQGACAARNLAIAEAKGEFVTGLDDDDEFLPNRLSSLYQAYDDQYAFVCSSYFWDYGTIRKQLYPESAIVGLNELLDVHCLSNQVLVKRSRMLAQGGFDIGLAAFQDYDMWIRLVAAYGKALRLAEATYVVHVGHELGRITTSPKRLAAQSYFVEKHLPLMNERNKQNQQFYRLVMEQQQLSFGRLLFFCRYGLWATKIRYYLKQKLQWAIKFRQQLLSKGIKGLFSKK, via the coding sequence GTGCAGCAACAGTCCGATTTACCTTTGATCAGTGTTTATATGCCCACTTTTAATAGAGTGGACATGGTGCAACGTGCGATTCGCTCAGTTCTGGCGCAGGATTACCCTCATCTCGAACTTTTAGTGGTGGATGATGCGTCTACCGACACAACCTGGGACACCTTAAACCGGGTCTATGCAGATGAACCTCGCGTTCGTCTGTTCAGGCAGGAAAAGGGGCAGGGCGCTTGTGCAGCACGCAATCTGGCGATAGCTGAAGCCAAAGGTGAGTTTGTAACCGGCCTTGATGATGATGACGAGTTTTTACCGAATCGTCTGAGTTCGTTGTATCAGGCGTATGACGATCAATATGCCTTTGTCTGCTCAAGTTATTTCTGGGATTACGGCACTATACGCAAACAGTTGTATCCGGAATCGGCCATAGTAGGCCTGAACGAATTGTTGGATGTGCACTGTTTATCGAATCAGGTGTTAGTGAAGCGCAGCCGTATGCTGGCGCAAGGTGGCTTTGATATTGGCCTTGCGGCCTTTCAGGATTACGATATGTGGATCCGGCTGGTGGCAGCTTATGGCAAGGCCTTGCGTCTGGCTGAAGCCACTTATGTAGTCCATGTGGGGCACGAGCTCGGCCGTATTACTACCTCACCTAAACGTCTGGCTGCACAAAGTTATTTTGTTGAAAAACATCTGCCTTTAATGAATGAACGTAATAAGCAGAACCAGCAGTTTTACCGTCTGGTAATGGAACAGCAGCAACTGTCTTTTGGCCGTTTGTTGTTTTTCTGTCGTTATGGCTTATGGGCAACTAAAATCCGTTACTACCTGAAACAAAAATTACAGTGGGCGATTAAATTCCGCCAGCAGCTGTTGAGCAAAGGCATTAAAGGATTGTTTTCGAAAAAATGA